Proteins from one Bacteroides mediterraneensis genomic window:
- a CDS encoding ATP-binding protein produces MNRLYPVGIQNFEDLRSRGYIYVDKTSLLYNLVQTGKYYFLSRPRRFGKSLMISTLEAYFQGKKELFKGLAMERLEKDWTVHPVLHMDLNTRNYYDDASLLGILNQNLEGWEKLYGDEKKDRVPEERFMYVIQRAYEQTGQKVVILIDEYDKPMLQTITNPDLQTRFRNTLKAFYGALKSCDGSIYFAMLTGVTKFSKVSVFSDLNNLMDISMDNRYAELCGISDAELHAYFEEDIHALADNLGVDSAKACALLQENYDGYHFCYKSVGMYNPFSLLNTFAKKQIGSYWFETGTPTYLVELMKLHHYRVDEIEHIVTSGPVLDSIDAASTDPVPVIYQSGYLTIKDYNSEFENYTLGFPNREVEQGFFRFLLPNYASVSTSKSPYEIQCFVGEVRKGDVDGFLSRLQTFFDDTPYELARDREVHYQNILYIVFKLMGFHTEVEYRTSRGRVDLVLKTADYIYVMEFKLNGTAEEALQQIQEKGYASAFAADGRKVVKVGVNFSDATRSIERWIVA; encoded by the coding sequence ATGAACAGACTTTATCCGGTAGGCATACAGAATTTCGAAGATCTCCGCAGCAGGGGGTATATTTATGTAGACAAGACCTCTCTTTTATATAACCTGGTACAGACTGGGAAGTATTATTTCCTGAGCCGTCCCCGTCGGTTCGGGAAGAGCCTGATGATTTCCACGCTGGAGGCTTATTTTCAGGGGAAGAAGGAACTTTTCAAGGGCCTTGCCATGGAACGTCTGGAGAAAGACTGGACGGTACATCCCGTACTGCACATGGATTTGAATACCCGCAACTATTACGATGATGCATCTTTGCTGGGTATTCTGAATCAGAATCTGGAGGGATGGGAGAAACTGTATGGCGATGAGAAAAAAGACCGTGTGCCGGAAGAACGTTTCATGTATGTCATTCAGCGGGCGTACGAGCAGACGGGGCAGAAGGTGGTGATTCTGATTGATGAGTATGACAAGCCGATGCTTCAGACCATTACAAACCCGGATTTGCAGACTCGTTTCCGCAACACGCTCAAGGCGTTTTACGGGGCACTCAAGTCGTGCGACGGTTCCATTTATTTTGCGATGCTGACGGGCGTGACGAAGTTCAGTAAGGTGAGCGTGTTCAGCGACTTGAACAATCTGATGGACATATCGATGGACAACCGCTATGCGGAGCTCTGCGGTATCAGCGATGCGGAACTTCATGCGTATTTTGAGGAGGACATTCACGCGCTGGCGGACAATCTAGGCGTGGATTCCGCAAAAGCCTGCGCTTTGTTGCAGGAAAACTACGACGGCTATCATTTCTGTTACAAGTCGGTGGGGATGTACAATCCTTTCAGTCTGTTGAATACCTTTGCCAAGAAGCAGATAGGCAGCTACTGGTTCGAGACGGGCACGCCGACTTACCTGGTGGAACTGATGAAACTTCACCATTACCGGGTGGATGAAATCGAGCACATCGTGACTAGCGGTCCGGTGCTGGACTCCATCGATGCGGCTTCCACGGACCCGGTGCCTGTCATCTACCAGAGCGGGTACCTGACCATAAAGGATTACAATTCGGAGTTTGAGAACTATACGCTGGGTTTCCCGAACCGGGAGGTGGAGCAGGGCTTTTTTCGCTTTCTGCTGCCCAACTATGCGTCGGTGAGCACCAGCAAGTCGCCCTACGAGATTCAGTGCTTTGTGGGCGAGGTGCGTAAGGGGGATGTGGACGGTTTCCTGAGCCGGCTGCAGACGTTCTTCGACGATACGCCCTACGAGTTGGCCCGCGACCGGGAGGTGCATTACCAGAATATCCTCTACATCGTGTTCAAGCTGATGGGTTTCCACACGGAAGTGGAATACCGGACTTCGCGCGGTCGGGTGGACCTGGTGTTGAAGACTGCCGACTATATTTATGTGATGGAGTTCAAGTTGAACGGCACCGCCGAGGAGGCCCTGCAGCAGATACAGGAGAAAGGTTATGCTTCGGCTTTTGCAGCGGACGGTCGGAAAGTGGTCAAGGTGGGAGTGAACTTCAGTGACGCGACCCGGAGCATCGAGCGGTGGATTGTGGCGTGA
- the serB gene encoding phosphoserine phosphatase SerB — protein MENKTELILIRISGVDRPGLTASVTAILSKYQVDIMDIGQADIHSTLSLGILFKCSDKDSGNIMKELLFKASDLGINIRFYPISAEEYETWVGLQGKNRYILTLLGRKLTAEQIAGATRILAEQQLNIDGIRRLTGRIPLDEKKANVRACIEFSVRGTPKDREALQSQLMQLSASLGMDFSFQQDNMYRRMRRLICFDMDSTLIETEVIDELAMRAGVGDQVKAITERAMRGEIDFCESFKERVALLKGLDESVMRDIAEHLPITEGVERLMFVLKRYGYKIAILSGGFTYFGNYLKDKFGIDYVYANQLEIVDGKLTGRYLGDIVDGKRKAELLQLLAQVEKVDIAQTIAVGDGANDLPMLSVAGLGIAFHAKPKVVANAQQSINTIGIDGVLYFLGFKDSYLDERGKL, from the coding sequence ATGGAAAACAAAACTGAATTGATATTAATCCGTATCAGCGGAGTGGACAGGCCGGGGCTGACCGCATCGGTGACCGCAATCTTATCGAAATACCAGGTAGACATTATGGACATCGGACAGGCCGACATCCACAGCACCCTGTCGCTGGGCATTCTTTTCAAATGCTCCGACAAAGATTCCGGAAATATCATGAAGGAGCTGCTTTTCAAGGCATCAGACTTGGGTATCAACATCCGTTTCTACCCCATCAGCGCGGAGGAATATGAAACATGGGTCGGCCTGCAAGGCAAGAACCGTTATATCCTGACCTTGCTGGGCCGGAAGCTGACCGCTGAACAGATTGCCGGTGCCACCCGGATTCTGGCGGAACAACAACTGAACATCGACGGCATCCGCCGTCTGACGGGACGTATCCCGCTCGACGAGAAAAAAGCCAACGTGCGGGCCTGTATCGAATTCTCGGTCAGAGGCACTCCGAAAGACCGCGAGGCCCTGCAGAGCCAGCTGATGCAGCTGAGTGCGTCGCTGGGAATGGACTTCTCCTTCCAGCAGGACAACATGTACCGCCGCATGCGCCGACTTATTTGCTTCGATATGGATTCTACCCTGATTGAAACGGAAGTCATCGACGAACTGGCCATGCGTGCCGGTGTGGGCGACCAGGTAAAGGCTATCACGGAAAGGGCCATGCGGGGAGAAATCGACTTCTGCGAAAGTTTCAAGGAAAGGGTGGCCCTGCTCAAAGGCTTGGATGAAAGTGTGATGCGCGACATCGCCGAACATCTGCCCATTACCGAAGGTGTGGAACGCCTGATGTTCGTGCTCAAACGCTACGGCTACAAGATAGCCATCCTCTCGGGAGGATTCACCTACTTCGGCAACTACCTGAAAGACAAGTTCGGCATCGACTACGTGTACGCCAACCAGCTGGAAATCGTGGACGGGAAACTGACCGGACGCTACTTGGGCGACATTGTGGACGGGAAGCGGAAGGCTGAACTCCTGCAATTGCTGGCACAGGTGGAGAAGGTGGACATCGCACAGACCATTGCCGTGGGCGACGGAGCCAACGACCTGCCGATGCTCTCCGTGGCGGGACTGGGAATCGCCTTCCACGCCAAGCCGAAAGTAGTGGCCAACGCCCAGCAGTCCATCAACACCATCGGAATCGACGGGGTACTCTACTTCCTGGGATTCAAGGATTCTTACCTCGACGAACGGGGAAAACTATAA
- a CDS encoding DUF1847 domain-containing protein: MEKETTPTCVDCGTQNCKFKDRTYPDFCLTTHLKEEDRQWALERYEEDRNHDIMVASAEVEYEGYCQWTRVQEIMEFARKIGAHRIGIANCIGLIREARIFARILRANGFEAYSVICKVAGQPKTSVGIPAQCESIGAAMCNPILQARLLNEAHTDLNVVIGLCVGHDSLFYKYSDAYVTTLVTKDRVTGNNPAAALYTAESYYKKKFFGGK, encoded by the coding sequence ATGGAAAAAGAAACGACACCTACCTGTGTGGACTGCGGCACACAGAACTGCAAATTCAAAGACCGCACTTATCCTGATTTCTGCCTGACGACCCACCTGAAGGAGGAAGACCGCCAATGGGCACTGGAGCGTTACGAAGAGGACCGCAACCACGACATCATGGTGGCCAGTGCGGAAGTGGAATACGAAGGCTATTGCCAGTGGACCCGCGTACAGGAAATCATGGAGTTTGCCCGGAAAATCGGTGCGCACCGCATCGGCATTGCCAATTGCATCGGCCTCATCCGCGAGGCACGTATCTTCGCCCGCATCCTCCGCGCCAACGGTTTCGAGGCATATTCCGTCATCTGCAAGGTGGCCGGACAGCCCAAGACGTCAGTAGGCATCCCTGCCCAGTGTGAGAGCATCGGGGCCGCCATGTGCAACCCGATTCTGCAAGCCCGCCTGCTGAACGAGGCACACACCGACCTGAATGTGGTCATCGGTCTCTGCGTGGGGCACGACAGTCTGTTCTACAAATACTCGGATGCGTATGTCACCACCCTCGTCACCAAGGACCGTGTGACGGGCAACAATCCGGCAGCGGCACTCTATACCGCCGAATCGTATTACAAGAAGAAGTTTTTTGGAGGGAAATAG
- a CDS encoding flavodoxin, giving the protein MKQIFMALALLCGVTLTACAQKQKTQPMTHDVKILVAYFSATGTTAEAAAKLARVTGGELFAVTPRQAYTAADLDWHDKQSRSSVEMNDEKARPALKTKKTDMAAYDVVFIGYPIWWGVAPRIINTFIESHDLKGKTLVPFATSGGSGIGPSVKALKVAYPSLQWTEGRLLNRASESDIRTWVEKLGCLR; this is encoded by the coding sequence ATGAAACAGATTTTTATGGCACTGGCCTTACTTTGCGGCGTGACCCTGACGGCCTGTGCACAGAAACAAAAGACTCAGCCTATGACACATGATGTGAAAATCCTGGTGGCGTATTTTTCGGCCACAGGCACTACTGCCGAGGCAGCAGCGAAACTGGCCCGCGTGACGGGCGGGGAATTGTTTGCCGTGACTCCCCGACAGGCTTACACGGCAGCCGACCTGGACTGGCACGACAAGCAGTCGCGGAGTTCGGTAGAGATGAACGACGAGAAGGCGCGTCCGGCCTTGAAGACGAAGAAGACGGATATGGCGGCCTACGACGTGGTGTTCATCGGTTATCCCATCTGGTGGGGCGTGGCACCGAGAATCATCAATACCTTTATCGAAAGTCACGACCTGAAGGGTAAGACGCTCGTGCCTTTTGCCACTTCGGGCGGCAGCGGTATCGGTCCGAGCGTGAAGGCGCTCAAGGTGGCGTATCCGTCCCTGCAATGGACGGAAGGGCGCTTGCTCAACCGGGCCAGCGAGAGTGACATCCGCACGTGGGTGGAGAAACTCGGCTGCCTCCGCTGA
- a CDS encoding ATP-dependent Clp protease ATP-binding subunit, whose amino-acid sequence MSNEFTQQVSDIVVYGKEEANRLQNAHIEPEHLLLGIIRDGECKAAEILKSFYLDLKAIKSELETQLREQSILENYSQDISFSPEASKILTLSLLEAKLMNEEKVDTPHILLAIMRDNQNNASKILEKNDVTYAKIADRLKPEEAITDGLDFNDDEEEEGIGRRNTPDRNDGASGASNDRQTTQTAPPKHSDGDTPNLNKYGLDLTKAAEEGKLDPVVGREKEIERIAQILSRRKKNNPILIGEPGVGKSAIAEGLALRIIKKNVSRTLFGKRIVSLDMTAVVAGTKYRGEFEERIRAILSEVKKHPDVILFIDEIHTIVGAGSAAGSMDAANMLKPALARGEIQCIGATTLDEYRKNIEKDGALERRFQKVLVEPTTPEETLQILRNIKDKYEEHHNVVYTDEALEACVRLTDRYVTDRYFPDKAIDALDEAGSRIHLTHISVPKEIEEQERLIEEAQQHKNEAIRLQNFELAASFRDRENQYTAQLDRLKNEWQEKLKDNRETVDAPQIEEVVSMISGVPVQRMAQSEGVRLKGMRQALLSKVIGQDKAIDTLVRSIQRSRVGLKDPNKPIGTFLFLGPTGVGKTHLAKELAKNMFGSTEAIIRIDMSEYMEKFTVSRLVGAPPGYVGYEEGGQLTEKVRRRPYSIVLLDEIEKAHPDVFNMLLQVMDEGRLTDSLGRTVDFKNTVIIMTSNIGTRQLKEFGKGIGFTAQTAENEKEHANSVIRKALNKSFAPEFINRLDEIVMFDQLDIDSLEKIIDIELKGLYDRIEGCGYRLLLDPEAKRFVAEKGYDVQFGARPLKRAIQNHLEDGLAELILNEEPEPGDTLHVSLNTQGDGLEMKVEKATKE is encoded by the coding sequence ATGAGCAACGAATTTACACAACAAGTGTCTGATATTGTCGTATATGGCAAGGAAGAGGCCAACCGCCTCCAGAACGCCCATATCGAGCCAGAACATCTGCTACTGGGCATCATACGCGACGGTGAGTGTAAAGCGGCAGAGATTCTGAAATCGTTCTATCTGGATCTGAAAGCCATCAAGAGCGAATTAGAGACCCAATTACGTGAACAATCCATCCTCGAAAATTATTCTCAGGACATTTCTTTCAGCCCGGAGGCGTCAAAAATCCTGACGCTGAGCCTGCTGGAAGCCAAACTGATGAATGAGGAAAAGGTGGATACCCCCCATATTTTATTAGCCATTATGAGAGACAATCAAAATAACGCATCCAAGATATTGGAAAAAAATGACGTGACTTACGCCAAAATCGCCGACCGTCTGAAGCCGGAAGAGGCGATTACCGACGGTCTGGACTTCAATGACGACGAGGAAGAAGAAGGCATCGGACGCCGGAACACTCCGGACAGAAACGACGGAGCCTCAGGCGCTTCCAACGACCGCCAGACGACGCAGACCGCTCCTCCCAAACACTCGGACGGAGACACACCCAATCTGAACAAGTATGGTCTTGACCTGACAAAGGCAGCAGAAGAAGGCAAGCTCGACCCGGTGGTAGGCCGTGAAAAGGAAATCGAGCGTATCGCCCAGATTCTGAGCCGGCGCAAGAAGAACAACCCGATTCTCATCGGAGAGCCGGGAGTGGGAAAATCTGCCATCGCCGAAGGCTTGGCGCTCCGCATCATCAAGAAAAACGTATCACGCACCTTGTTCGGGAAACGGATTGTATCGCTCGACATGACGGCGGTAGTGGCCGGCACCAAATACCGCGGTGAATTTGAAGAGCGTATTCGTGCCATTTTGTCAGAAGTCAAGAAACATCCGGACGTCATCCTGTTCATCGATGAAATCCATACCATCGTGGGAGCAGGCTCAGCCGCCGGTTCCATGGACGCCGCCAACATGCTGAAGCCGGCACTGGCCCGTGGCGAAATCCAATGCATCGGCGCCACCACGCTCGACGAGTACCGGAAGAACATCGAAAAGGATGGAGCCTTGGAACGCCGTTTCCAGAAGGTGCTGGTAGAACCTACCACTCCCGAAGAGACACTCCAGATTCTCCGGAACATCAAGGACAAATACGAAGAGCACCACAACGTGGTCTATACCGACGAAGCACTGGAGGCGTGCGTACGCCTGACCGACCGGTATGTGACCGACCGGTATTTCCCGGACAAGGCCATCGACGCACTGGACGAAGCCGGTTCACGCATCCACCTGACCCACATTTCCGTACCCAAGGAAATTGAAGAACAGGAACGGCTGATTGAGGAAGCCCAGCAACATAAGAACGAGGCTATCCGCCTTCAGAACTTCGAACTGGCGGCCAGCTTCCGCGACCGGGAAAACCAGTACACCGCGCAACTCGACCGCCTGAAAAATGAATGGCAGGAGAAGTTGAAGGACAACCGCGAAACCGTAGACGCTCCCCAGATTGAGGAAGTGGTGTCCATGATTTCCGGTGTGCCCGTACAACGCATGGCCCAGTCGGAAGGGGTTCGGTTGAAAGGGATGCGGCAAGCCTTGCTATCCAAGGTCATCGGACAGGACAAGGCGATTGACACCTTGGTGAGAAGCATCCAGCGGAGCCGTGTGGGACTGAAAGACCCGAACAAGCCGATTGGTACCTTCCTCTTTCTGGGACCGACGGGTGTGGGCAAGACGCATTTGGCCAAAGAACTGGCCAAGAACATGTTTGGCTCCACAGAGGCCATTATCCGTATCGATATGAGCGAGTACATGGAAAAGTTTACCGTGTCACGCCTGGTGGGAGCTCCTCCGGGATACGTGGGTTACGAAGAAGGCGGCCAGCTGACCGAAAAGGTACGCCGCCGCCCCTACTCCATCGTCTTGCTGGATGAAATCGAGAAGGCACATCCCGACGTGTTCAACATGCTCCTGCAAGTGATGGACGAAGGCCGGTTGACGGATAGTCTGGGACGTACCGTCGACTTCAAGAATACGGTCATCATCATGACCTCCAACATCGGTACCCGTCAGCTGAAGGAATTCGGCAAGGGCATCGGCTTCACGGCACAAACCGCCGAGAACGAGAAGGAACATGCCAATAGCGTGATTCGCAAGGCATTGAACAAGTCGTTCGCGCCGGAATTCATCAACCGTCTGGATGAAATCGTGATGTTCGACCAGCTGGACATCGATTCGCTGGAGAAGATTATCGACATCGAGCTGAAGGGACTCTACGACCGCATCGAAGGTTGCGGCTATCGGCTCCTGCTCGACCCGGAAGCCAAACGCTTTGTGGCCGAAAAGGGCTACGACGTACAATTCGGTGCCCGCCCCTTGAAGCGTGCCATCCAGAATCACCTGGAAGACGGTTTGGCGGAACTCATCCTCAACGAGGAACCGGAACCGGGCGACACCTTGCACGTATCGCTCAATACACAGGGCGACGGACTGGAGATGAAAGTGGAAAAAGCCACGAAGGAATAA
- a CDS encoding RNA methyltransferase codes for MPVIEITSLAHPGVDVFSTLTEAQLRNRLDPQRGIFIAESPKVIRVALEAGYEPVSLLCERKHLTGDAEDLVRRMADLPVYTGDRDLLARLTGYTLTRGVLCAMRRPAFRPVEEVCRGARRVVVIHGVVDTTNIGAIFRSAAALGIDAVLLTPDSCDPLNRRAVRVSMGSVFLVPWTWVDRPLERLKELGFRTAAMALTDRSVPLDYPPLKEEPRLALVMGTEGDGLPEAAIEGADYVVRIPMAHGVDSLNVAAASAVAFWELRVL; via the coding sequence ATGCCCGTTATCGAAATCACCTCGCTGGCGCATCCCGGAGTGGACGTGTTCAGCACCCTGACCGAAGCCCAGCTGCGCAACCGTCTTGACCCGCAGCGGGGCATCTTTATTGCCGAGAGTCCGAAAGTCATCCGGGTGGCCCTGGAGGCCGGATATGAACCTGTGTCGCTGCTCTGCGAGCGGAAGCACCTTACGGGCGATGCGGAGGACCTTGTGCGGCGGATGGCCGACCTGCCTGTCTATACGGGCGACCGGGACTTGCTGGCCCGGCTTACGGGCTATACGCTGACGCGGGGCGTGCTGTGTGCCATGCGGCGTCCGGCTTTTCGCCCGGTGGAAGAGGTCTGCCGCGGGGCCCGCAGGGTGGTGGTTATCCACGGGGTGGTCGATACCACCAACATCGGGGCCATTTTCCGTTCGGCAGCCGCACTGGGCATCGATGCCGTGCTGCTCACACCCGATTCGTGCGACCCGCTGAACCGCCGGGCGGTGCGGGTGTCGATGGGTTCGGTGTTTCTGGTGCCCTGGACGTGGGTCGACCGTCCGCTGGAGCGGTTGAAGGAACTGGGTTTCCGCACGGCTGCCATGGCATTGACCGACCGTTCCGTGCCGCTGGACTATCCGCCGTTGAAAGAGGAGCCGCGCCTGGCTCTGGTGATGGGTACCGAGGGCGACGGACTGCCGGAAGCGGCCATCGAGGGGGCCGACTACGTGGTGCGTATTCCCATGGCGCACGGGGTGGATTCGCTTAATGTGGCGGCGGCTTCGGCCGTGGCCTTTTGGGAACTGAGGGTTTTGTAA
- a CDS encoding DEAD/DEAH box helicase: protein MKFSELNLEDSVLDALDAMNFQECTPVQEHTIPVILEGKDLIGVAQTGTGKTAAYLLPVLNQLSKGGYPEDAINCIIMSPTRELAMQIDQQMEGFSYFMPVSSVAVYGGNDGIRFEQEKKGLTLGADVVIATPGRLISHLSLGYVDLSKVSFFILDEADRMLDMGFAEDIMQIVKYLPKERQTIMFSATMPAKIQQLAKTILHDPVEVKLAVSKPADKIIQAAYICYEAQKLGIIQSLFQSQEPERVIIFASSKLKVKEVTKALKRMKLNVGEMHSDLEQSQREEIMHEFRNRRIDILVATDIVARGIDIDDIRLVINYDVPHDSEDYVHRIGRTARANNDGCAITFVSETEQTRFKQIENFLGKDIYKLPLPEEVGEGPAYAPRTSKKGGGNKQVKNFSRNKKSGWKKKGGNQPRKQGERTVKN, encoded by the coding sequence ATGAAGTTTTCAGAACTGAACTTAGAAGATAGCGTCCTCGATGCATTGGACGCCATGAATTTCCAGGAATGTACGCCCGTGCAGGAGCACACCATTCCGGTCATCCTGGAAGGAAAAGACCTGATTGGCGTGGCCCAGACAGGTACGGGGAAAACAGCAGCTTATCTGCTCCCGGTGTTGAACCAGTTGAGCAAGGGAGGCTATCCGGAGGATGCCATCAATTGCATCATCATGTCGCCTACCCGCGAACTGGCCATGCAAATTGACCAGCAGATGGAGGGTTTCTCGTATTTCATGCCCGTTTCAAGCGTGGCAGTGTACGGCGGGAACGACGGCATCCGTTTTGAACAGGAAAAGAAGGGACTGACCCTGGGGGCCGATGTGGTCATCGCCACTCCCGGACGACTCATCAGTCACCTGAGTCTGGGATACGTGGACTTGTCGAAGGTATCGTTCTTCATCCTCGACGAAGCCGACCGAATGCTCGACATGGGATTTGCGGAAGATATCATGCAGATTGTGAAATACCTCCCCAAGGAACGGCAGACCATCATGTTCTCGGCTACCATGCCGGCCAAAATCCAGCAACTGGCCAAGACCATCCTTCACGACCCGGTGGAAGTGAAACTGGCGGTATCCAAACCGGCGGACAAGATTATCCAGGCGGCCTACATCTGCTACGAGGCACAGAAGTTGGGCATCATCCAGTCACTCTTCCAGTCGCAGGAGCCGGAACGGGTGATTATCTTTGCTTCTTCCAAGCTGAAGGTGAAGGAAGTGACCAAGGCTCTGAAGCGGATGAAGCTGAACGTGGGCGAAATGCACTCCGACCTGGAACAGAGCCAGCGGGAAGAAATCATGCACGAGTTCCGCAACCGCCGCATTGACATCCTGGTAGCTACCGACATCGTGGCCCGCGGTATCGACATCGACGACATCCGCCTGGTCATCAATTACGATGTACCCCATGATAGCGAGGACTATGTACACCGCATCGGACGTACGGCCCGTGCCAACAACGACGGATGTGCCATCACGTTTGTGAGCGAAACGGAACAGACCCGCTTCAAACAGATTGAGAATTTCCTGGGAAAAGACATATACAAGCTTCCCTTACCCGAAGAAGTGGGCGAAGGCCCGGCTTATGCTCCCCGTACTTCCAAGAAAGGCGGAGGCAACAAGCAGGTCAAGAATTTCTCCCGCAACAAAAAAAGCGGATGGAAGAAAAAGGGAGGCAACCAGCCGAGAAAACAAGGCGAACGGACGGTGAAAAATTAA
- the htpG gene encoding molecular chaperone HtpG, which yields MQKGNIGVTTENIFPIIKKFLYSDHEIFLRELVSNAVDATQKLKTLASTGEFKGELGDLTVRVKADKDNGTITISDRGLGMTAEEIDKYINQIAFSGANDFLEKYKDDANAIIGHFGLGFYSAFMVAKKVEIITRSYKDDAKAMKWSCDGSPEFTLEETERNDRGTDIILYVDDDCKEFLEDSRLQGLLTKYCHFLPVPVAFGKKKEWKDGKQVETEEDNLINDTCPIWTKKPSELKEEDYKKFYRDLYPMADEPLFWIHLNVDYPFNLTGVLYFPKIKSNIDLQRNKIQLYCNQVYVTDSVEGIVPDFLTLLHGVIDSPDIPLNVSRSYLQSDSNVKKISTYITKKVADRLQSIFKNDRKEFEEKWDDLKIFINYGMLTQEDFYEKASKFALFKDTDNKYYTFEEYQTLIKDSQTDKDGNLIYLYANNADEQYTYIDAAKNKGYNVLLLDGQLDVPMINMLEQKFEKSHFTRVDSDIIDRLIVKEEQKGEELPADKQEVLSTLFKGQMPKVKKTEFHVEAHALGESAAPIVITQAEYMRRMKDMASIQPGMSFYGEMPDMFNLVLNTDHRLIKQVLSEAESACAEKLVPVESEIAMLTLRRNELHKAQEGKKDEEIPTTEKDELKDVEKKIDAQKAEKENILNGYAADNKVVHQLIDLALLQNNMLKGEALTNFVKRSVEMI from the coding sequence ATGCAAAAAGGTAATATCGGGGTTACAACAGAGAACATCTTCCCCATCATCAAGAAGTTTTTGTACAGTGATCATGAAATATTCCTCCGCGAGCTGGTTTCAAATGCCGTGGATGCCACTCAAAAGTTGAAGACACTGGCTTCTACCGGTGAATTCAAAGGCGAACTGGGCGATTTGACCGTCCGCGTAAAAGCCGACAAGGACAACGGTACCATCACCATCAGCGACCGTGGTCTGGGTATGACGGCCGAGGAAATCGACAAATACATCAACCAGATTGCCTTCTCCGGCGCCAACGACTTCCTGGAGAAATACAAGGACGACGCCAACGCCATCATCGGTCACTTCGGTCTGGGATTCTACTCTGCCTTCATGGTAGCCAAGAAGGTGGAAATTATCACCCGTTCTTACAAGGACGACGCCAAAGCCATGAAATGGAGTTGCGACGGTAGTCCGGAATTTACTCTCGAAGAAACAGAGCGTAACGACCGGGGTACCGACATCATCCTGTATGTGGACGACGATTGCAAGGAATTCCTGGAAGACTCTCGTCTGCAGGGCTTGCTCACCAAATATTGCCACTTCCTTCCGGTACCGGTAGCTTTCGGAAAGAAGAAAGAATGGAAAGACGGCAAGCAGGTAGAAACGGAAGAAGACAACCTGATTAACGACACTTGTCCTATCTGGACCAAGAAACCGTCGGAACTGAAGGAAGAGGACTACAAGAAGTTCTATCGCGACTTGTATCCGATGGCCGACGAACCGTTGTTCTGGATTCACCTGAATGTGGACTATCCGTTCAACCTGACGGGTGTGCTCTACTTCCCGAAAATCAAGAGCAACATCGACCTGCAACGTAATAAGATTCAGTTGTATTGCAATCAGGTCTATGTGACCGACTCCGTAGAAGGCATCGTGCCGGACTTCCTGACCCTGCTTCACGGTGTCATCGACTCACCGGATATTCCGTTGAACGTTTCCCGTTCTTACCTGCAGAGCGATTCGAACGTGAAGAAGATTTCGACTTACATCACCAAGAAGGTGGCCGACCGTCTGCAATCTATCTTCAAGAACGACCGGAAAGAGTTTGAAGAGAAATGGGACGACCTGAAAATCTTCATCAACTACGGTATGCTGACGCAGGAAGACTTCTACGAAAAGGCTTCCAAGTTTGCCCTGTTCAAGGATACAGACAACAAATACTATACGTTCGAAGAGTACCAGACCCTAATCAAGGACAGCCAGACCGACAAGGACGGCAACCTGATTTATCTGTATGCCAACAACGCCGACGAGCAGTACACTTACATTGACGCGGCCAAGAACAAAGGCTACAACGTGCTGTTGCTCGACGGCCAGCTGGATGTGCCGATGATTAACATGCTGGAACAGAAGTTCGAGAAGAGCCACTTCACCCGTGTGGATAGTGACATCATCGACCGCCTGATTGTGAAGGAAGAACAGAAGGGCGAAGAATTGCCAGCCGACAAGCAGGAAGTGCTCAGCACCTTGTTCAAAGGCCAGATGCCGAAAGTGAAGAAGACCGAATTCCACGTAGAAGCACACGCCTTGGGCGAAAGCGCCGCTCCGATTGTCATCACACAGGCCGAATACATGCGCCGTATGAAGGATATGGCCAGCATCCAGCCGGGCATGAGCTTCTATGGCGAAATGCCGGACATGTTCAACCTGGTACTGAACACTGACCATCGTCTGATTAAGCAGGTATTGAGCGAAGCAGAAAGCGCTTGTGCCGAGAAACTGGTACCGGTGGAATCTGAAATCGCCATGCTGACTTTGCGCCGCAACGAGTTGCACAAGGCTCAGGAAGGCAAGAAGGACGAGGAAATTCCGACTACGGAGAAAGACGAACTGAAGGATGTAGAAAAGAAAATCGACGCCCAGAAGGCTGAAAAGGAAAACATCCTCAACGGCTATGCCGCCGACAACAAAGTGGTTCACCAGCTCATCGACCTGGCTCTGTTGCAGAACAACATGTTGAAAGGAGAAGCCCTGACCAACTTCGTGAAACGAAGCGTGGAAATGATTTAA